A region of Micromonospora sp. WMMD882 DNA encodes the following proteins:
- a CDS encoding cold-shock protein, whose amino-acid sequence MATGTVKWFNSEKGFGFIEQDGGGPDVFVHYSAIATSGYRELTEGQKVEFEVTQGQKGPQADDVRPL is encoded by the coding sequence ATGGCAACCGGCACAGTCAAGTGGTTCAACTCGGAGAAGGGCTTCGGCTTCATCGAGCAGGACGGTGGAGGCCCGGACGTGTTCGTCCACTACTCGGCGATCGCGACCAGCGGTTACCGGGAGTTGACCGAGGGGCAGAAGGTCGAGTTCGAGGTGACGCAGGGTCAGAAGGGTCCGCAGGCGGACGACGTACGCCCCCTGTAG
- the recQ gene encoding DNA helicase RecQ, with translation MDSPTALRAETPLDVLRRVFGYDSFRGFQQEVVEHVVGGGDALVLMPTGGGKSLCYQIPALLRDGVAVVVSPLIALMQDQVDALRAVGVRAGFLNSTLDPDTRRLVEAEFVAGEIDLLYLAPEALSSRATLSLLDRGRIALFAIDEAHCVSQWGHDFRPDYLTLSMLHERWPGVPRIALTATATSATRQEIATRLQLTGARHFVASFDRPNIQYRIVPKREPRKQLLSLLRDEHPGDAGIVYCLSRASVDKTAEFLVANGVAALPYHAGLDAVTRATNQQRFLREDGLVMVATIAFGMGIDKPDVRFVAHLDLPKSVEGYYQETGRAGRDGLPSTAWLAYGLQDVVQQRKMIDTSEGDVAHRRNLAAHLDAMLALCETVRCRRGQLLEYFGQPATGDGCGNCDTCLSPPESWDGTVAAQKLLSTVYRLDRERNQRFGAGHCIDILLGRGNDKIVQHRHDSLSTFGIGADLREAEWRGVVRQLLAEGLLTVEGDYGTLALTEGSAEVLGRRRTVMMRREPERPAKAERPAKAGRAATAAAVELSPEAAPVFERLRAWRAATAKEQGVPAYVIFHDATLRQIAAESPATLGALSGISGVGENKLAKYGDQILAVLTE, from the coding sequence ATGGACTCCCCCACCGCGCTGCGCGCCGAAACCCCCCTGGACGTGCTGCGCCGGGTGTTCGGGTACGACTCGTTCCGGGGTTTCCAGCAGGAGGTCGTGGAGCACGTCGTCGGCGGGGGCGACGCCCTGGTGCTGATGCCGACCGGCGGCGGCAAGTCGCTGTGCTACCAGATCCCGGCGCTGCTGCGCGACGGCGTGGCGGTGGTGGTCTCCCCGCTGATCGCGCTGATGCAGGACCAGGTGGACGCGCTGCGCGCGGTCGGCGTACGCGCCGGCTTCCTCAACTCGACCCTGGACCCGGACACCCGCCGGCTGGTCGAGGCGGAGTTCGTGGCCGGTGAGATCGACCTGCTCTACCTCGCGCCCGAGGCGCTCAGCTCCCGGGCCACGCTGAGCCTGCTCGACCGGGGCCGGATCGCGCTGTTCGCCATCGACGAGGCACACTGCGTGTCGCAGTGGGGGCACGACTTCCGCCCCGACTACCTGACCCTGTCGATGCTGCACGAACGCTGGCCGGGGGTGCCGCGCATCGCGTTGACCGCCACCGCCACCTCGGCCACCCGGCAGGAGATCGCCACCCGGCTCCAGCTCACCGGGGCCCGGCACTTCGTGGCCAGCTTCGACCGGCCGAACATCCAGTACCGGATCGTGCCCAAGCGGGAGCCCCGCAAGCAGTTGCTGAGCCTGCTGCGGGACGAGCACCCCGGCGACGCCGGCATCGTCTACTGCCTGTCCCGGGCGTCGGTGGACAAGACCGCCGAGTTCCTGGTGGCCAACGGCGTCGCCGCGCTGCCGTACCACGCGGGGCTGGACGCCGTGACCCGCGCGACCAACCAGCAGCGGTTCCTGCGGGAGGACGGCCTGGTCATGGTGGCGACGATCGCGTTCGGCATGGGTATCGACAAACCGGACGTCCGTTTCGTCGCCCACCTGGACCTGCCCAAGTCGGTCGAGGGCTACTACCAGGAGACCGGCCGGGCCGGGCGGGACGGCCTGCCGTCGACCGCCTGGCTGGCGTACGGTCTCCAGGACGTGGTGCAGCAGCGCAAGATGATCGACACCTCGGAGGGGGACGTCGCGCACCGGCGGAACCTGGCCGCCCACCTGGACGCGATGCTCGCCCTCTGCGAGACGGTCCGCTGCCGGCGCGGGCAGCTCCTGGAGTACTTCGGCCAGCCGGCCACCGGCGACGGCTGCGGCAACTGCGACACCTGCCTGAGCCCGCCGGAGTCCTGGGACGGCACCGTCGCCGCGCAGAAACTGCTCTCCACCGTCTACCGGCTCGACCGGGAGCGTAACCAGCGGTTCGGCGCGGGCCACTGCATCGACATCCTGCTCGGCCGCGGCAACGACAAGATCGTCCAGCACCGGCACGACTCGTTGAGCACCTTCGGCATCGGCGCCGACCTGCGGGAGGCCGAGTGGCGGGGCGTGGTGCGGCAACTCCTCGCCGAGGGGCTGCTCACCGTCGAGGGCGACTACGGCACCCTGGCGTTGACCGAGGGCAGCGCCGAGGTGCTGGGCCGCCGCCGTACCGTGATGATGCGCCGTGAGCCGGAACGCCCGGCGAAGGCCGAACGGCCGGCGAAGGCGGGACGCGCGGCGACGGCCGCCGCCGTCGAGCTGTCGCCGGAGGCCGCGCCGGTCTTCGAGCGGCTGCGGGCCTGGCGCGCCGCCACCGCCAAGGAGCAGGGCGTTCCCGCGTACGTGATCTTCCACGACGCCACCCTGCGGCAGATCGCCGCCGAGTCGCCGGCCACGCTCGGCGCGCTGTCCGGCATCAGCGGCGTCGGCGAGAACAAACTCGCCAAGTACGGCGACCAGATCCTCGCCGTCCTCACCGAGTGA
- a CDS encoding alpha/beta fold hydrolase — protein sequence MPPYGLADLAADAETVLDGHGVTAADVVGTSLGATIGQWLTVHRPTRVRTLTAMASSPMGHHPGPAWARAMAGRPPVAGELPPPTASFVSHVLTSARTPRATRQERLDADVRTWRMLNGDVLPFDEVAARSFVERCHARAGNLAAASNHDLAGRRFDDDRRAPLSAVAAATLVVHGSADPLFPPAHGEALAAQIPGARLEVLPGMGHHPFFSPGLTRRIADLIVRHTA from the coding sequence GTGCCCCCGTACGGCCTCGCCGACCTGGCGGCCGACGCGGAAACGGTCCTGGACGGCCACGGGGTCACCGCCGCCGACGTCGTCGGAACGTCGCTGGGCGCGACGATCGGGCAGTGGCTGACTGTGCACCGGCCGACCCGGGTACGCACCCTGACGGCGATGGCGTCCTCGCCGATGGGCCACCATCCGGGTCCGGCCTGGGCGCGGGCGATGGCAGGTCGGCCCCCGGTGGCTGGCGAGCTGCCACCCCCGACCGCGTCGTTCGTGAGCCACGTGTTGACCTCGGCGCGAACGCCCCGCGCCACGCGGCAGGAACGCCTCGACGCCGACGTGCGGACCTGGCGGATGCTCAACGGTGACGTGCTGCCCTTCGACGAGGTAGCCGCTCGGAGCTTCGTCGAACGCTGCCATGCCCGAGCCGGCAACCTCGCTGCCGCGTCGAATCACGATCTCGCCGGACGGCGGTTCGACGACGACCGGCGGGCCCCGCTGTCCGCCGTCGCCGCTGCGACGTTGGTCGTGCACGGCAGCGCGGATCCGTTGTTCCCGCCGGCCCACGGGGAGGCGCTCGCGGCCCAGATCCCGGGCGCGCGACTGGAGGTGCTGCCCGGCATGGGGCACCACCCGTTCTTCTCACCCGGTCTCACCCGCCGGATCGCCGACCTGATCGTCCGTCACACGGCCTGA
- the rsgA gene encoding ribosome small subunit-dependent GTPase A has translation MTIDLTALGWDAARAAELRRGQRPGRVARVDRGVCTVLCADGPVRASLGGSVLAAAARDRAALPCAGDWVLLGSWPDGPVTVERVLPRRTALVRRTAGRDAEGQVLAANLDAVAVVEPAHPASDVARVERLLALAHASGARPLVVLSKADLAADPAAVARQLARVAPGAPVLPVAAERGTGLDPLRAEVTPGRTLGLLGISGAGKSSLVNALVGAPVMPTQAIRRVDGKGRHTTTWRALTPVPGGGAVLDTPGVRAVGLLDGADGLDHAFADVVALARACRFTDCGHAVEPGCAVRAALDSGELTARRWESWRKLQRELAFESRRREVRLAADRRGPGWRRGRRHTARP, from the coding sequence ATGACTATCGATCTCACCGCCCTCGGTTGGGATGCCGCCCGCGCGGCGGAGCTGCGGCGGGGGCAGCGCCCCGGCCGGGTGGCCCGGGTCGACCGGGGGGTCTGCACGGTGCTCTGCGCCGACGGGCCGGTCCGGGCGAGTCTCGGCGGGTCGGTGCTGGCCGCCGCGGCCCGGGACCGGGCCGCCCTGCCCTGCGCGGGGGACTGGGTGCTGCTGGGCTCCTGGCCGGACGGCCCGGTCACGGTGGAGCGGGTGCTGCCCCGGCGTACCGCGCTGGTCCGGCGGACCGCCGGCCGGGACGCCGAGGGGCAGGTGCTGGCGGCGAACCTGGACGCGGTGGCCGTGGTGGAGCCGGCGCACCCGGCCTCCGACGTGGCCCGGGTGGAGCGGCTGCTGGCCCTGGCGCACGCCTCCGGGGCCCGGCCGCTGGTGGTGCTCAGCAAGGCCGACCTGGCCGCCGACCCGGCGGCGGTGGCCCGCCAGTTGGCCCGGGTCGCGCCCGGGGCGCCGGTGCTGCCGGTCGCCGCCGAACGCGGGACCGGTCTCGACCCGTTGCGCGCCGAGGTGACGCCCGGGCGCACCCTCGGGCTGCTCGGCATCTCCGGCGCGGGCAAGTCGAGCCTGGTGAACGCCCTGGTGGGGGCGCCGGTGATGCCGACCCAGGCGATCCGCCGGGTCGACGGCAAGGGCCGGCACACCACGACGTGGCGGGCCCTGACGCCGGTCCCGGGCGGGGGCGCGGTGCTGGACACGCCGGGGGTACGGGCGGTCGGCCTGCTCGACGGCGCGGACGGCCTGGACCACGCGTTCGCCGACGTGGTCGCCCTGGCGCGGGCGTGCCGGTTCACCGACTGCGGGCACGCGGTCGAGCCGGGCTGCGCGGTCCGGGCGGCGCTGGACAGCGGTGAGCTGACCGCCCGGCGGTGGGAGAGCTGGCGCAAGCTCCAACGGGAGCTGGCCTTCGAGAGCCGGCGTCGGGAGGTCCGGCTGGCCGCCGACCGGCGGGGCCCCGGCTGGCGGCGCGGTCGACGGCACACCGCCCGTCCGTGA
- a CDS encoding Rieske (2Fe-2S) protein, producing MSDDNGLPGAQTRRALLAGAGAVGAAVVLAACGGDEDPAGPGSAAPTAPDGSGEPGAADVVVRAADVPVGGGVILASKGVVVTQPTAGVFKGFSPICTHQRCPVSAVDGGTINCTCHNSRFSIEDGSVRSGPATQPLPAKEIVVDGDRISLA from the coding sequence ATGAGTGACGACAACGGGTTGCCCGGCGCGCAGACCCGGCGGGCCCTGCTGGCCGGCGCCGGCGCGGTCGGCGCGGCGGTCGTGCTGGCCGCCTGCGGTGGCGACGAGGACCCGGCCGGCCCCGGGTCGGCCGCTCCCACCGCCCCGGACGGCAGCGGCGAGCCGGGCGCGGCCGACGTGGTCGTGCGCGCCGCCGACGTCCCGGTCGGTGGCGGGGTGATCCTGGCCAGCAAGGGCGTGGTGGTCACCCAGCCCACCGCCGGGGTGTTCAAGGGGTTCAGCCCGATCTGCACCCACCAGCGTTGCCCGGTCTCCGCCGTCGACGGCGGCACCATCAACTGCACCTGCCACAACAGCAGGTTCTCCATCGAGGACGGCTCGGTGCGCTCGGGCCCGGCCACCCAGCCGCTGCCGGCGAAGGAGATCGTCGTCGACGGCGACCGGATCTCCCTGGCCTGA
- a CDS encoding penicillin acylase family protein, producing MPRPTARRLLSGATAAVGVAALLVATPAPPSTAATATADATATATADAPTTAAAGRATTTFAADDYCLGQCADILPPGQNGDATLVEIVAHQTLGTQPRHSADQLGRYADLVYGYAGLREDQIDNFFTDASFGVPAGQVERDYSPRADVRIVRDRATGVPHVTGATRAGTMYGAGYAGAEDRLFTMDLMRRVGRGRLTPFAGGAPGNRALEQSVWRNSPYTEADLQAQVEALRAKGPRGEQLYADVRDYIAGVNAYIGVCMANRNCPGEYVLTGHLNAITNAGGPEPFTMTDLIAIAGVVGGLFGGGGGTEMQSALVRIAARAKYGPTEGDRVWNAFRGQNDPETVLTLHDGQSFPYGAADPDAPSVVLPDAGSARVEPTFTDPTGSAGRTSGADDASELAAALSGLTISPAHRGMSNAAVISGAHTTSGHPVAVFGPQTGYFAPQLLMVQELQGPGISARGAAFAGLNLYVLLGRGQDYAWSATSANQDITDTYAVPLCATDGSAPTLASNHYLYRGQCLPMEELSHVNRWKPTAADSTPEGSYKMVARRTRLGLVAWRGTVGGKPHAFTQLRSTYRHEADSAIGFQLFNDPSQMGSAQAFVASASNVEFAFNWFYVNSTESAYLNSGLNPVRAPGANPNLPMRADPAYEWQGYDPATNRADYTPLAAHPQSTNQDYYVSWNNKQARDYGAADGNFSYGAVHRGDLLDKPVKAALAAGRKFDRASLTTLVERAGLTDLRGVEVLDELIRVLESQPVADAALAAEISRLKTWRQAGALRVETAKGSKVYQHAEAIRTFDAWWPLLVRGMFAAPLGPDLYQALVDTLRINESPSGRQPGDTSSLPGSASEGQYHKGSAFQYGWWGWVDKDLRSVLGEPVAGGLGRTHCGDGSLAGCRQILLDTLRAAAATPATTTYPGDPTCAAGDQWCADAIVQSPLGGITHAPTAWQNRPTYQQVVSFPAKRGDDLTNLARGRTATASSTQLGYPASRAVDGDPGTRWASSRADDQWLSVDLGSARPVGRVVLAWESAYARSYLIEVSTDGSVWRTVWSATDADGGTDVAAFPAQTARYVRMRGLTRGTSYGFSLWEMAVYQR from the coding sequence ATGCCCCGTCCCACCGCCCGCCGTCTGCTGTCCGGCGCGACCGCCGCCGTGGGCGTCGCCGCCCTGCTCGTCGCCACCCCCGCCCCGCCGTCCACCGCCGCCACCGCCACGGCCGACGCCACCGCCACCGCGACGGCCGACGCCCCCACGACGGCCGCGGCCGGCAGGGCCACCACCACCTTCGCGGCCGACGACTACTGCCTCGGCCAGTGCGCGGACATCCTGCCGCCGGGCCAGAACGGCGACGCCACCCTCGTCGAGATCGTCGCCCACCAGACCCTCGGCACCCAGCCCCGGCACTCCGCCGACCAGCTCGGCCGCTACGCCGACCTGGTGTACGGCTACGCCGGGCTGCGCGAGGACCAGATCGACAACTTTTTCACCGACGCCTCCTTCGGCGTGCCGGCCGGCCAGGTGGAGCGGGACTACTCGCCCCGCGCGGACGTGCGCATCGTGCGGGACCGGGCCACCGGCGTCCCGCACGTCACCGGCGCCACCCGCGCCGGCACCATGTACGGGGCCGGCTACGCCGGCGCCGAGGACCGCCTGTTCACCATGGACCTGATGCGGCGCGTCGGCCGGGGCCGGCTCACCCCGTTCGCCGGTGGCGCGCCCGGCAACCGGGCCCTGGAGCAGAGCGTCTGGCGCAACTCCCCCTACACCGAGGCCGACCTGCAGGCGCAGGTGGAGGCGCTGCGCGCCAAGGGGCCGCGCGGCGAACAGCTCTACGCCGACGTCCGCGACTACATCGCCGGCGTCAACGCGTACATCGGGGTCTGCATGGCCAACCGCAACTGCCCCGGCGAGTACGTCCTGACCGGGCACCTCAACGCCATCACCAACGCGGGCGGCCCGGAGCCGTTCACGATGACCGACCTGATCGCCATCGCCGGCGTGGTCGGCGGCCTCTTCGGCGGCGGGGGCGGCACCGAGATGCAGTCCGCGCTGGTCCGCATCGCCGCCCGGGCGAAGTACGGCCCGACCGAGGGCGACCGGGTGTGGAACGCCTTCCGCGGCCAGAACGACCCGGAGACCGTGCTGACCCTGCACGACGGGCAGAGCTTCCCGTACGGCGCGGCCGACCCGGACGCGCCCAGCGTGGTGCTGCCCGACGCCGGCTCCGCCCGCGTCGAGCCGACCTTCACCGACCCCACCGGCTCGGCCGGGAGAACGTCGGGCGCCGACGACGCCTCCGAGCTGGCGGCGGCGCTGTCCGGGTTGACCATCAGCCCCGCCCACCGGGGCATGTCCAACGCGGCGGTGATCTCCGGGGCGCACACCACCAGCGGCCACCCGGTCGCCGTGTTCGGGCCGCAGACCGGCTACTTCGCCCCGCAACTGCTCATGGTGCAGGAGTTGCAGGGTCCCGGGATCAGCGCCCGGGGCGCCGCCTTCGCCGGACTCAACCTGTACGTGCTGCTCGGCCGGGGTCAGGACTACGCGTGGAGCGCCACCTCCGCCAACCAGGACATCACCGACACGTACGCGGTGCCGCTGTGCGCCACCGACGGCAGCGCGCCCACCCTGGCCAGCAACCACTACCTGTACCGGGGCCAGTGCCTGCCGATGGAGGAGCTGTCGCACGTCAACCGGTGGAAGCCCACCGCCGCCGACAGCACCCCCGAGGGGTCGTACAAGATGGTCGCCCGGCGCACCAGGCTGGGGCTGGTGGCGTGGCGCGGCACGGTCGGCGGGAAACCGCACGCGTTCACCCAGCTCCGGTCGACGTACCGGCACGAGGCCGACTCGGCGATCGGCTTCCAGCTCTTCAACGACCCGTCCCAGATGGGCAGCGCGCAGGCCTTCGTCGCCTCGGCGAGCAACGTCGAGTTCGCGTTCAACTGGTTCTACGTCAACTCCACCGAGTCGGCGTACCTCAACTCGGGACTCAACCCGGTGCGCGCCCCCGGCGCGAACCCGAACCTGCCGATGAGGGCCGACCCGGCGTACGAGTGGCAGGGCTACGACCCGGCCACCAACCGGGCCGACTACACCCCGCTGGCCGCGCACCCGCAGTCGACGAACCAGGACTACTACGTCAGTTGGAACAACAAGCAGGCCAGGGACTACGGGGCCGCCGACGGCAACTTCAGCTACGGCGCGGTGCACCGGGGCGACCTGCTCGACAAGCCCGTCAAGGCCGCGCTCGCGGCCGGACGGAAGTTCGACCGGGCCTCGCTGACCACGCTCGTCGAACGGGCCGGCCTGACCGACCTGCGGGGCGTCGAGGTCCTCGACGAGCTGATCCGGGTGCTGGAGAGCCAACCCGTCGCCGACGCGGCGCTGGCCGCCGAGATCAGCCGGCTCAAGACGTGGCGGCAGGCCGGCGCGCTGCGGGTGGAGACCGCCAAGGGCTCGAAGGTCTACCAGCACGCCGAGGCGATCCGCACCTTCGACGCCTGGTGGCCGCTGCTGGTGCGGGGCATGTTCGCCGCACCGCTCGGACCGGACCTGTACCAGGCGCTGGTGGACACGCTCCGGATCAACGAGTCCCCGTCCGGGCGCCAGCCGGGCGACACGTCGAGCCTGCCCGGCTCGGCCAGCGAGGGCCAGTACCACAAGGGCTCCGCGTTCCAGTACGGCTGGTGGGGCTGGGTCGACAAGGACCTGCGGTCGGTGCTCGGCGAGCCGGTCGCCGGCGGGCTGGGCCGGACGCACTGCGGCGACGGGAGCCTCGCCGGGTGCCGGCAGATCCTGCTGGACACACTGCGCGCGGCGGCGGCCACCCCGGCCACCACCACGTACCCGGGTGACCCGACGTGCGCGGCGGGCGACCAGTGGTGCGCCGACGCGATCGTCCAGTCGCCGCTGGGCGGCATCACCCACGCCCCCACCGCCTGGCAGAACCGGCCCACCTACCAGCAGGTCGTCTCGTTCCCGGCGAAGCGGGGCGACGACCTGACCAACCTGGCCCGGGGACGGACGGCGACCGCCTCCAGCACCCAGCTCGGCTACCCGGCCAGCCGGGCCGTCGACGGTGACCCGGGCACCCGGTGGGCCAGCTCCCGCGCCGACGACCAGTGGCTCAGCGTCGACCTGGGGTCGGCCCGGCCGGTGGGTCGGGTGGTGCTGGCCTGGGAGTCGGCGTACGCGCGGTCGTACCTGATCGAGGTGTCCACCGACGGGAGCGTCTGGCGTACCGTCTGGTCGGCCACGGACGCCGACGGCGGCACGGACGTGGCCGCGTTCCCCGCCCAGACCGCCCGGTACGTCCGGATGCGCGGCCTGACCCGGGGCACCAGCTACGGCTTCTCGCTCTGGGAGATGGCGGTCTACCAGCGCTGA
- a CDS encoding VTT domain-containing protein, with amino-acid sequence MTQWLTQIGELPTTMLMGVLGVVMLFDAIPLVGVLVPGDVAVLAAVGVGQPAATFASFTAVVAGCLAGWSVSFLVGRHFGRRLRGSRVGGWIGEERWAAAEGILRAGGGRMVLVAPFLPVFNALLPLAAGGLRMSYRRFLGCATAGAALWAGLYVLLGALARSLGGLLPGASATWGTLGFGMVFGLVVLLASRRRLRATT; translated from the coding sequence ATGACGCAGTGGCTGACCCAGATCGGCGAGTTGCCCACCACCATGCTGATGGGAGTGCTCGGGGTGGTCATGCTCTTCGACGCCATCCCGCTGGTCGGCGTGCTCGTCCCCGGGGACGTGGCGGTGCTGGCGGCGGTGGGGGTGGGGCAGCCCGCCGCGACGTTCGCCTCGTTCACCGCGGTGGTGGCCGGCTGCCTGGCCGGCTGGTCGGTGAGCTTCCTGGTCGGCCGGCACTTCGGCCGACGGTTGCGCGGCAGCCGGGTGGGCGGCTGGATCGGTGAGGAGCGCTGGGCGGCGGCCGAGGGCATCCTGCGCGCCGGCGGTGGCCGGATGGTGCTGGTCGCGCCGTTCCTGCCGGTGTTCAACGCGCTGCTGCCGCTGGCCGCGGGCGGGCTGCGCATGTCGTACCGGCGGTTCCTGGGCTGCGCGACCGCCGGCGCGGCGCTGTGGGCGGGCCTCTACGTGCTGCTCGGCGCGCTGGCCCGGTCGCTGGGCGGCCTGCTGCCCGGCGCGTCGGCCACCTGGGGCACCCTCGGGTTCGGGATGGTATTCGGTCTGGTGGTGCTGCTGGCCAGTCGCCGCCGGCTGCGGGCCACCACCTGA
- a CDS encoding MBL fold metallo-hydrolase produces MTYTGDVTPGGPPAVRELDRLTIAKLSVGPMDNNAYLLRCRATGAQVLVDAANEAPRLLDLVGDAGLTTVVTTHRHMDHWVALEEVVATTGARSLAHAADVEGLPIPSESLAEGDTVPVGECALEVIHLVGHTPGSIALLYRDPAGGPHLFTGDSLFPGGVGNTEQDPQRFGALIDDVEGKLFDRLPDETWFYPGHGKDSTLGAERPALPQWRTRGW; encoded by the coding sequence ATGACCTACACCGGAGACGTCACCCCCGGCGGCCCGCCGGCCGTACGTGAGCTCGACCGGCTGACCATCGCCAAGCTGTCGGTCGGGCCGATGGACAACAACGCGTACCTGCTGCGGTGCCGGGCGACCGGCGCGCAGGTGCTCGTCGACGCGGCCAACGAGGCGCCCCGGCTGCTCGACCTGGTCGGCGACGCCGGGTTGACCACCGTGGTCACCACCCACCGGCACATGGACCACTGGGTGGCCCTGGAGGAGGTGGTGGCGACCACCGGCGCCCGCTCGCTGGCGCACGCCGCCGACGTCGAAGGGCTGCCGATCCCGTCGGAGTCCCTCGCCGAGGGCGACACCGTGCCGGTCGGCGAGTGCGCCCTGGAGGTGATCCACCTCGTCGGGCACACGCCGGGCTCGATCGCGCTGCTCTACCGGGACCCGGCCGGCGGCCCGCACCTGTTCACCGGCGACTCCCTCTTCCCCGGCGGGGTGGGCAACACCGAGCAGGACCCGCAGCGGTTCGGCGCGCTCATCGACGACGTCGAGGGCAAACTGTTCGACCGGCTGCCCGACGAGACGTGGTTCTACCCGGGCCACGGGAAGGATTCCACGCTGGGCGCGGAGCGGCCCGCGCTGCCGCAGTGGCGGACCCGCGGCTGGTAG
- the uvrC gene encoding excinuclease ABC subunit UvrC — protein MADPSTYRPAPGTIPESPGVYRFRDGTGRVIYVGKAKSLRSRLNSYFADPVGLHQRTRQMVFTAESVEWTSVATEVEALQQEFTEIKQYDPRFNVRYRDDKSYPYLAVTLDEEYPRLQVMRGAKRRGVRYFGPYSHAWAIRETLDLLLRVFPARTCSAGVFKRAGQVGRPCLLGYIGKCSAPCVGTVSAERHRQIVDGFCDFMAGRTDTMVRRLEREMTEASEQLEFERAARLRDDVAALRRALEKQTVVLGDGTDADVVAFADDPLESAVQVFHVRDGRVRGQRGWVVEKTEELTTGDLVHHFCTQVYGGEQGEADVPRELLVPELPADADALADWLTTRRGSRVTLRVPQRGDKKALLETVGRNARDALARHKLKRAGDLTTRGKALDEIAEALDMPTSPLRIECYDVSQMQGTDVVASMVVFEDGLPRKSEYRRFVVRGATDDLSAMSEVLRRRFARYLDVRAETGEIGEETAADPDRPGVDPTTGRPRKFAYPPQLVVVDGGQPQVAAAHAALADLGVDDVALCGLAKRLEEVWLPDDEFPIILPRNSEALYLLQRVRDEAHRFAITFHRQRRSKRMTESALDSVPGLGEVRRKALLRHFGSLKRLSAATVEEITEVPGVGRRTAEAILAALGHPD, from the coding sequence GTGGCTGACCCGTCGACCTACCGTCCCGCCCCCGGCACCATCCCCGAGTCCCCCGGGGTCTACCGCTTCCGGGACGGCACCGGCCGGGTCATCTACGTCGGCAAGGCCAAGAGCCTGCGCAGCCGGCTCAACTCCTACTTCGCCGACCCGGTCGGCCTGCACCAGCGCACCCGGCAGATGGTCTTCACCGCCGAGTCGGTGGAGTGGACGTCGGTGGCCACCGAGGTCGAGGCGCTCCAGCAGGAGTTCACCGAGATCAAGCAGTACGACCCGAGGTTCAACGTCCGCTACCGCGACGACAAGTCGTACCCGTACCTCGCGGTCACCCTCGACGAGGAGTACCCCCGGCTCCAGGTGATGCGCGGGGCGAAACGCAGGGGGGTGCGCTACTTCGGGCCGTACTCGCACGCCTGGGCGATCCGCGAGACGCTCGACCTGCTGCTGCGGGTCTTCCCGGCGCGGACCTGCTCCGCCGGGGTGTTCAAGCGGGCCGGCCAGGTCGGTCGGCCCTGCCTGCTCGGCTACATCGGCAAGTGCTCCGCGCCGTGCGTCGGCACGGTCAGCGCCGAGCGGCACCGGCAGATCGTCGACGGCTTCTGCGACTTCATGGCCGGCCGCACCGACACCATGGTCCGCCGGCTCGAACGCGAGATGACCGAGGCCAGCGAGCAGTTGGAGTTCGAGCGCGCGGCCCGGCTCCGGGACGACGTCGCCGCGCTGCGCCGGGCCCTGGAGAAACAGACGGTCGTGCTCGGCGACGGCACCGACGCCGACGTGGTCGCCTTCGCCGACGACCCCCTGGAGTCCGCCGTCCAGGTCTTCCACGTCCGCGACGGTCGGGTCCGCGGCCAGCGCGGCTGGGTGGTGGAGAAGACCGAGGAGCTGACCACCGGCGACCTCGTCCACCACTTCTGCACCCAGGTGTACGGCGGGGAGCAGGGCGAGGCCGACGTCCCCCGGGAGCTGCTCGTCCCCGAGCTGCCCGCCGATGCCGACGCCCTCGCCGACTGGCTGACCACCCGCCGGGGCAGCCGGGTCACGCTGCGGGTGCCCCAGCGTGGCGACAAGAAGGCCCTGCTGGAGACGGTCGGGCGCAACGCGCGCGACGCCCTGGCCAGGCACAAGCTCAAGCGGGCCGGTGACCTCACCACCCGCGGCAAGGCCCTCGACGAGATCGCCGAGGCGCTCGACATGCCCACCTCGCCGTTGCGCATCGAGTGTTACGACGTCTCCCAGATGCAGGGCACCGACGTGGTCGCCAGCATGGTCGTCTTCGAGGACGGGCTGCCCCGCAAGAGCGAGTACCGCCGGTTCGTCGTCCGGGGCGCCACCGACGACCTGTCCGCCATGTCCGAGGTGTTGCGCCGCCGGTTCGCCCGCTACCTCGACGTCCGCGCCGAGACCGGCGAGATCGGCGAGGAGACCGCCGCCGACCCGGACCGCCCCGGCGTGGACCCGACCACCGGCCGGCCCCGGAAGTTCGCGTACCCGCCGCAGTTGGTGGTGGTCGACGGCGGCCAGCCGCAGGTGGCCGCCGCCCACGCCGCGCTGGCCGACCTGGGCGTCGACGACGTCGCGCTGTGCGGCCTGGCCAAGCGGCTGGAGGAGGTCTGGCTGCCCGACGACGAGTTCCCGATCATCCTGCCCCGCAACTCCGAGGCGCTCTACCTGCTGCAACGGGTACGCGACGAGGCGCACCGCTTCGCCATCACCTTCCACCGGCAGCGCCGCTCCAAGCGGATGACCGAGTCCGCGCTGGACTCCGTGCCCGGCCTCGGCGAGGTCCGCCGCAAGGCGCTGCTGCGGCACTTCGGCTCGCTGAAACGCCTCTCCGCCGCGACCGTCGAGGAGATCACCGAGGTCCCGGGCGTCGGCAGGCGCACCGCCGAGGCCATCTTGGCCGCTCTCGGCCACCCCGACTGA